In Halobacillus amylolyticus, the following proteins share a genomic window:
- a CDS encoding NAD-binding protein — MCCVCYSSNGKRDASSQEDLSKAHIQQAKAIVITSDSSKGELEADRYSIVITIAAKIANPSIKILTEILTAKQSEHAKRAGATTIIPAYESLGREMYYQIYNSGIESFNR, encoded by the coding sequence ATTTGCTGTGTTTGTTATTCATCGAACGGAAAAAGAGATGCGTCTAGCCAGGAAGATTTATCAAAGGCACATATCCAACAGGCTAAAGCTATTGTCATTACTTCTGACTCATCGAAAGGGGAATTAGAAGCAGATCGGTACAGTATTGTGATTACGATTGCTGCAAAGATTGCTAATCCAAGTATAAAGATCCTTACTGAAATTCTCACAGCGAAGCAATCGGAACATGCCAAAAGAGCAGGGGCTACTACTATAATCCCAGCTTATGAATCTTTGGGCAGGGAAATGTATTATCAAATTTATAATAGTGGAATAGAGAGTTTCAATAGATAG
- a CDS encoding HU family DNA-binding protein — protein sequence MNKTELVNKVAEDSELSKKNAGKAVDSILESITEALSNEDSVQILGFGNFEVKERSARKGRNPQTGEEIEIAASKAPGFKPGKSLKEAVK from the coding sequence ATGAACAAAACAGAATTAGTTAATAAAGTTGCTGAGGATTCTGAGCTATCAAAGAAGAATGCAGGTAAAGCCGTGGATTCTATTTTGGAATCTATTACAGAAGCACTTTCAAACGAAGATAGTGTTCAAATACTAGGTTTTGGTAACTTTGAAGTAAAAGAAAGGTCAGCACGTAAAGGTCGTAACCCGCAAACAGGTGAGGAAATAGAAATTGCAGCAAGTAAGGCACCTGGATTCAAGCCAGGAAAAAGCCTTAAAGAAGCAGTAAAATAA